A region from the Actinoplanes sp. OR16 genome encodes:
- a CDS encoding LLM class F420-dependent oxidoreductase translates to MRLVIFTEPQQGASHDDLLRVAKAAEDGGFDGFFRSDHYVKMGDVPGLPGPTDAWITLAALAVQTSRIRLGTLVSSATFRLPGPLAIAVAQVDAMSGGRIEFGLGGGWFEEEHTAYGIPFPALGERFDRLEEQLEIITGLWKTPVGSPFSFDGKHYQLVDSPALPKPVQSPLPVVVGGHGKKRTPALAAKYAAEFNVPFSKIEDLPAQYERVRAASAAIGRAEPPAFSAAAVLCVGRDDAEIRRRAAAIGREVDEMRENGGIVGTPAEAVEIIKKYGEAGASRLFLQALDLSDIDHIDLVASEVAPQL, encoded by the coding sequence ATGCGTCTCGTGATCTTCACCGAACCCCAGCAGGGCGCCAGCCACGACGATCTCCTGCGGGTGGCCAAGGCTGCCGAGGACGGCGGCTTCGACGGTTTCTTCCGCTCCGACCACTACGTCAAGATGGGCGACGTCCCGGGTCTGCCCGGTCCGACCGACGCCTGGATCACCCTGGCCGCGCTGGCCGTGCAGACGTCCCGGATCCGGCTCGGCACGCTGGTCAGCTCGGCCACGTTCCGGCTGCCCGGCCCGCTGGCGATCGCTGTCGCGCAGGTGGACGCGATGAGCGGCGGCCGTATCGAGTTCGGGCTCGGCGGTGGCTGGTTCGAGGAGGAGCACACGGCGTACGGCATCCCCTTCCCTGCCCTCGGCGAGCGCTTCGACCGTCTCGAGGAGCAGCTCGAGATCATCACCGGTCTGTGGAAGACGCCGGTCGGTTCGCCGTTCTCCTTCGACGGCAAGCACTACCAGCTGGTCGACTCCCCGGCCCTGCCGAAGCCGGTGCAGTCCCCGCTGCCGGTCGTCGTCGGCGGTCACGGCAAGAAGCGGACTCCGGCCCTGGCCGCCAAGTACGCCGCCGAGTTCAACGTCCCCTTCTCCAAGATCGAGGACCTCCCGGCCCAGTACGAGCGGGTGCGCGCCGCGAGCGCCGCCATCGGCCGCGCCGAACCGCCCGCCTTCTCCGCCGCCGCCGTCCTGTGCGTCGGCCGGGACGACGCCGAGATCCGCCGCCGCGCCGCCGCGATCGGCCGCGAGGTGGACGAGATGCGCGAGAACGGCGGCATCGTCGGCACCCCCGCCGAAGCCGTCGAGATCATCAAGAAGTACGGCGAGGCCGGCGCCTCCCGCCTCTTCCTGCAGGCCCTCGACCTCTCCGACATCGACCACATCGACCTGGTCGCCTCCGAGGTAGCGCCGCAGCTCTGA
- a CDS encoding S-adenosyl-l-methionine hydroxide adenosyltransferase family protein produces MAGYEWISFTTDYGTFDGFVAACHGSIARVAPQARVIDVTHHVPPADVVRGAAVLAQTAPHLPPSVHLAVVDPGVGTARRGVVLTTPNGLLVGPDNGLLIWAAEALGGIGAAHELANKDWTLGDVSRTFHGRDLFAPAAARLAAGAAPSDAGPSIDLETLVRLPDPLVTVGDGWIEAEVLTVDRFGNVQLAAGGSMLSGLGPELTINGNVRARRGATFADVDAGELLVFSDSADRVAIAVNNGRAVVVLSVRPGDTIRIAERIIARAD; encoded by the coding sequence ATGGCCGGTTATGAATGGATCAGTTTCACGACCGATTACGGCACGTTCGACGGTTTCGTCGCCGCCTGCCACGGGTCGATCGCCCGCGTCGCGCCGCAGGCCAGAGTGATCGACGTCACTCATCACGTCCCACCGGCCGACGTCGTCCGCGGCGCCGCGGTCCTGGCGCAGACCGCACCCCATCTGCCGCCGTCCGTGCACCTCGCCGTCGTCGACCCGGGCGTCGGCACGGCCCGCCGCGGCGTGGTGCTGACCACACCGAACGGGTTGCTCGTCGGCCCCGACAACGGACTGCTGATCTGGGCCGCCGAGGCGCTCGGCGGCATCGGGGCCGCTCACGAACTGGCGAACAAGGACTGGACGCTCGGCGACGTCTCGCGCACCTTCCACGGGCGTGATCTCTTCGCTCCCGCCGCGGCCCGGCTGGCCGCCGGCGCGGCTCCCTCCGACGCCGGGCCGTCCATCGATCTGGAGACTCTGGTACGCCTGCCCGACCCGCTCGTGACGGTAGGCGACGGGTGGATCGAGGCGGAGGTGCTGACCGTCGATCGGTTCGGCAACGTTCAGCTGGCCGCGGGCGGTTCGATGCTGAGCGGGCTCGGACCGGAACTGACCATCAACGGCAACGTGCGGGCCCGGCGTGGCGCGACGTTCGCCGACGTGGACGCCGGTGAGCTGCTCGTCTTCTCCGACTCGGCCGACCGGGTGGCGATCGCGGTGAACAACGGGCGGGCGGTCGTCGTCCTGTCGGTCCGCCCCGGCGACACGATCCGCATCGCCGAGCGCATCATCGCCCGAGCCGACTGA
- a CDS encoding N-acetyltransferase, giving the protein MDLDIAPIAGRTALFDSLDGGWPVFMTKDPTGVFYYRHFEEFWPDFTLLAVDRATGKAVAKAHAVPISYSGPLDSLPETGWDWVIRTAALDRLSGVSPTIVSALEIMIRPDLRGTGLSGIMLGAMRDNVAKLGFTDLIAPVRPSGKTAQITEPIDSYAGKLRADGLPADPWLRVHVRAGGRVVNVAHTSMVYGGTLEQWRSWTGLPFDETGPVEVPGALVPVHCDVSQDHAVYVEPNIWVHHRL; this is encoded by the coding sequence ATGGACCTGGATATCGCCCCGATCGCAGGACGGACCGCACTCTTCGACTCGCTGGACGGCGGCTGGCCGGTCTTCATGACCAAGGACCCGACGGGCGTCTTCTACTACCGGCACTTCGAGGAGTTCTGGCCCGACTTCACGCTGCTGGCGGTGGACCGGGCCACCGGGAAGGCGGTGGCGAAGGCGCACGCGGTCCCGATCTCGTACTCCGGCCCCCTCGACTCACTCCCGGAGACCGGCTGGGACTGGGTGATCCGCACCGCCGCCCTCGACCGCCTCTCCGGCGTCTCACCGACGATCGTCTCCGCCCTGGAGATCATGATCCGTCCGGATCTGCGGGGCACCGGCCTCTCCGGCATCATGCTGGGCGCCATGCGCGACAACGTGGCCAAGCTGGGTTTCACCGATCTGATCGCGCCGGTCCGGCCGAGCGGCAAGACCGCTCAGATCACCGAGCCCATCGACTCGTACGCGGGGAAGCTCCGTGCGGACGGCCTCCCCGCCGATCCGTGGCTCCGCGTCCACGTGCGGGCCGGTGGGCGCGTGGTGAACGTCGCCCACACCAGCATGGTCTATGGCGGGACCTTGGAGCAGTGGCGCTCTTGGACGGGGTTGCCGTTCGACGAGACGGGTCCGGTGGAGGTGCCGGGCGCGCTGGTCCCCGTCCATTGCGACGTGTCCCAGGACCACGCCGTCTATGTTGAACCCAACATCTGGGTCCACCACCGTCTGTAG
- a CDS encoding DNA-formamidopyrimidine glycosylase family protein has product MPEGDTVWNTARVLEKALTGEVLTDSDFRVPRLATTDLTGWLVEESASRGKHLLLRLTKPDQKPLTLHSHLRMEGAWRAYAPGERWAARPAHLIRVVLKTARSVAVGYHLHEVTLIPTAEEESLVGHLGPDLLGADWDPDEAVRRISAKPSASIAEALLDQRNLAGVGNLYKAETLFLRGLWPWTTVDKIKDLRGTVVLAQKLVASNRGRWTQTTTGSLRRGQTSYVYGRRAQPCRRCGSAIQKAEQDERVTYWCPRCQPDPTSAP; this is encoded by the coding sequence ATGCCGGAAGGAGACACCGTCTGGAACACCGCCCGCGTGCTGGAGAAGGCGCTCACCGGGGAGGTGCTGACCGATTCTGACTTCCGGGTGCCGCGCCTTGCCACGACCGATCTGACCGGATGGCTCGTCGAGGAGTCGGCCAGCCGCGGCAAGCATCTGCTGTTGAGGCTGACCAAGCCTGATCAGAAGCCGCTCACGCTCCACTCGCATCTGAGGATGGAGGGCGCGTGGCGTGCCTACGCACCCGGCGAGCGCTGGGCGGCACGGCCCGCCCACCTGATCCGCGTGGTGCTGAAAACGGCACGGTCGGTCGCCGTCGGGTACCACCTGCACGAGGTCACGCTGATCCCGACCGCCGAGGAGGAGTCGCTGGTCGGGCATCTCGGGCCGGATCTGCTCGGCGCCGACTGGGATCCGGACGAGGCGGTCCGCCGGATCAGCGCGAAACCGTCGGCGTCGATCGCGGAGGCGCTGCTCGACCAGCGGAATCTGGCCGGCGTGGGCAACCTCTACAAGGCGGAGACGTTGTTCCTGCGCGGACTCTGGCCATGGACGACGGTCGACAAGATCAAGGACCTTCGGGGTACGGTGGTGCTGGCGCAGAAGCTGGTCGCGTCCAATCGGGGCCGCTGGACACAGACGACGACCGGGTCGTTGCGCCGCGGGCAGACCAGCTATGTCTACGGCCGGCGGGCCCAGCCGTGCCGCCGTTGCGGCAGCGCCATCCAGAAGGCCGAACAGGACGAACGCGTCACCTATTGGTGTCCGCGCTGCCAGCCCGATCCGACGTCGGCACCTTGA
- a CDS encoding PspA/IM30 family protein codes for MANPFVKGWHYMMALFGAKIDEYADPKVQIQQAIEDAQRQHQALVQQAAAVIGNQRQLEMKLSRQMTEVEKLQGMARQALVLADRARAGGDEAEAQKYEATAQTLATQLVSGEQSMEDLKTLHDQALAAAGQARKAVENNAMVLQQRIAERSRLLSQLEQAKMQETVAKSLESMSQLAAPGNTPSLDQVRDKIEERYANAMGRAELASNSVEGRILEVQKSSLDLAGSSRLEQIRASMAGEKLGGTAAQPAVGQDTTPPAADPASVARLDEIRASMNQKRGDTTAAG; via the coding sequence ATGGCGAATCCGTTCGTCAAGGGCTGGCATTACATGATGGCGCTCTTCGGCGCGAAGATCGACGAGTACGCCGACCCGAAGGTCCAGATCCAGCAGGCCATCGAGGATGCCCAGCGACAGCACCAGGCGCTCGTGCAGCAGGCCGCGGCCGTCATCGGCAACCAGCGGCAGCTCGAGATGAAGCTGTCCCGGCAGATGACCGAGGTCGAGAAGCTGCAGGGGATGGCCCGTCAGGCCCTCGTGCTGGCCGACCGTGCCCGGGCCGGCGGCGACGAGGCCGAGGCGCAGAAATACGAGGCGACCGCCCAGACGCTGGCGACCCAGCTGGTCTCCGGCGAGCAGTCGATGGAAGACCTCAAGACCCTGCACGACCAGGCTCTCGCCGCGGCCGGCCAGGCCCGCAAGGCGGTGGAGAACAACGCGATGGTGCTGCAGCAGCGCATCGCCGAGCGTTCCCGCCTGCTGAGCCAGCTCGAGCAGGCCAAGATGCAGGAGACCGTGGCGAAATCGCTCGAGTCGATGTCGCAGCTCGCGGCGCCGGGCAACACCCCGTCGCTGGACCAGGTTCGCGACAAGATCGAGGAGCGTTACGCGAACGCCATGGGTCGCGCCGAGCTGGCGTCCAACTCGGTCGAGGGCCGCATCCTCGAGGTGCAGAAGTCCAGCCTGGACCTCGCCGGCTCGTCGCGTCTGGAGCAGATCCGGGCCAGCATGGCCGGTGAGAAGCTCGGCGGCACCGCGGCGCAGCCCGCCGTCGGCCAGGACACCACACCACCTGCGGCCGACCCGGCCAGCGTGGCACGGCTCGACGAGATCCGGGCCAGCATGAACCAGAAGCGCGGCGACACGACCGCCGCCGGCTGA
- a CDS encoding helix-turn-helix domain-containing protein: MVLLRRVIGDALRARRQGQHRTLREVSTAANVSLGYLSEIERGQKEASSELLAAICDALGARLSELLSEVSNTLAVAESMEGVLVPVDDKATDGDVSVSVRHDSPLKATLHATRKKRDVVYAA, encoded by the coding sequence ATGGTCCTGCTACGCCGCGTTATCGGCGACGCACTTCGGGCGCGCCGGCAGGGGCAGCACCGCACGCTGCGCGAGGTGTCGACGGCGGCGAACGTGAGCCTGGGTTACCTGTCCGAGATCGAGCGCGGTCAGAAAGAAGCGTCGAGCGAGCTGCTCGCGGCCATCTGCGACGCGCTCGGCGCCCGCCTCTCCGAGTTGCTCAGTGAGGTCAGCAACACGCTGGCCGTCGCGGAGAGCATGGAGGGCGTGCTCGTCCCGGTCGACGACAAGGCCACCGATGGGGACGTCTCCGTCTCCGTCCGCCACGATTCCCCGCTGAAGGCGACGCTGCACGCGACTCGCAAGAAGCGGGACGTCGTCTACGCTGCATGA
- a CDS encoding CinA family protein: protein MSVAAAAAVHQLVERRETMATAESLTGGLVAATIVEIAGVSAVYRGGLVVYATELKARLAGVPERLLEERGPVDRDVAAALAAGARERCGADWGLATTGVAGPEPQGGKPVGLVYVAVSGPHGEEVRELRLSGNRDAVRTESVTAVLQLLADTLRAAPAPA, encoded by the coding sequence ATGTCCGTCGCCGCTGCCGCGGCGGTGCACCAGCTCGTCGAGCGGCGCGAGACGATGGCCACCGCTGAATCGCTGACCGGAGGTCTCGTCGCCGCGACCATCGTGGAGATCGCCGGGGTGAGCGCGGTCTATCGGGGCGGTCTGGTGGTCTACGCGACGGAGCTGAAAGCGCGGCTGGCCGGCGTACCGGAGCGATTGCTCGAAGAGCGAGGCCCGGTGGACCGTGACGTGGCCGCCGCGCTGGCCGCCGGAGCGCGCGAACGCTGCGGCGCGGACTGGGGCCTGGCCACCACCGGCGTCGCGGGCCCGGAGCCACAGGGCGGCAAGCCGGTCGGGCTGGTCTACGTCGCGGTCAGCGGGCCGCACGGCGAGGAAGTCCGGGAGCTGCGTCTCAGCGGCAACCGTGACGCCGTCCGCACCGAAAGTGTGACGGCCGTCCTGCAATTGCTCGCGGACACGCTGCGCGCCGCCCCGGCCCCGGCCTGA
- the pgsA gene encoding CDP-diacylglycerol--glycerol-3-phosphate 3-phosphatidyltransferase, which translates to MTNEPVPVPAPRVVSLYNAANALTVVRIVLIPVFVALVIASGMTDPDWRIAACLAFCVASATDFVDGWIARRWSLVTSFGKVADPIADKALTGTALVLLSWYDQLPWWVTIAILVREWGVTALRFWVIRYGIIPASRGGKLKTGLQIVAIAWYLWPVGESAQWIGVLLMGAATVVTVVTGVAYLVEALRLRASARQ; encoded by the coding sequence GTGACCAACGAGCCTGTTCCGGTGCCCGCGCCGCGCGTGGTGTCGCTCTACAACGCGGCGAACGCGTTGACCGTGGTCCGGATCGTGCTCATCCCCGTCTTCGTAGCCCTGGTCATCGCCTCCGGGATGACCGATCCCGATTGGCGGATCGCTGCCTGCCTGGCGTTCTGCGTGGCCTCGGCGACCGACTTCGTGGACGGCTGGATCGCCCGGCGCTGGTCGCTGGTCACCTCGTTCGGCAAGGTGGCCGACCCGATCGCCGACAAGGCCCTCACCGGTACGGCCCTGGTGCTGCTCTCCTGGTACGACCAGCTGCCCTGGTGGGTCACGATCGCCATCCTGGTGCGCGAGTGGGGCGTGACCGCTCTGCGGTTCTGGGTGATCCGATACGGCATCATTCCGGCCTCCCGTGGTGGCAAGCTCAAGACCGGCCTGCAGATCGTGGCGATCGCGTGGTACCTCTGGCCGGTCGGCGAATCGGCGCAGTGGATCGGGGTACTCCTGATGGGCGCCGCGACAGTGGTCACCGTGGTGACCGGCGTGGCCTATCTGGTGGAGGCGCTGCGCCTGAGAGCGAGCGCACGACAGTAG
- the rimO gene encoding 30S ribosomal protein S12 methylthiotransferase RimO has protein sequence MSATPPPRRVALLTLGCARNEVDSEELAARLDAGGWEVGTDAEGADVVVVNTCGFVEKAKQDSIDTLLAAADTGAKVVAAGCMAERYGKELADNLPEANAVLGFDDYTDITDRLDAVLRGESLDAHTPRDRRELLPITPVQRHTAKVVVPGHATVDEHTPAHLRTVLRRRLDTGPVASLKLASGCDRRCAFCAIPAFRGAFVSRDPQELLAEAEWLAKTGVRELVLVSENSTSYGKDLGDPRLLEKLLPQLAAVDGIVRVRASYLQPAETRPGLVEAIATTPGVAAYYDLSFQHSSETVLRRMRRFGSTERFLELLDSARALAPAAGARSNFIVGFPGETKQEYEELVRFLNEARLDAIGIFDYSDEDGTEAAGMTGKVSEATVQKRYDRITSLVEELCAQRAEERMGSTVEVLVDTVEGGEVEGRAEHQAPEVDGSTMLVAGESGVDLSALRPGDLVRATVTGTEGVDLIAVPVEMISAAPVAR, from the coding sequence GTGTCTGCAACCCCTCCCCCTCGCCGCGTCGCCCTCCTGACCCTGGGCTGTGCCCGTAACGAGGTCGACTCGGAAGAGCTCGCCGCCCGTCTCGACGCCGGTGGCTGGGAGGTGGGCACCGACGCCGAGGGCGCCGACGTCGTCGTCGTGAACACCTGCGGTTTCGTCGAGAAGGCGAAGCAGGACTCGATCGACACGCTGCTCGCGGCCGCCGACACCGGGGCCAAGGTGGTCGCCGCGGGTTGCATGGCCGAGCGGTACGGCAAGGAGCTCGCCGACAACCTCCCCGAGGCGAACGCGGTGCTCGGCTTCGACGACTACACCGACATCACCGACCGGCTGGACGCCGTGCTCCGCGGCGAGAGCCTGGACGCGCACACCCCACGGGACCGCCGCGAGCTGCTCCCGATCACGCCGGTGCAGCGGCACACCGCCAAGGTCGTCGTCCCCGGCCACGCGACGGTCGACGAGCACACCCCCGCTCACCTGCGCACCGTGCTGCGCCGCCGGCTCGACACCGGCCCGGTGGCCTCGCTCAAGCTGGCGAGCGGCTGTGACCGGCGCTGCGCGTTCTGCGCGATCCCGGCGTTCCGGGGCGCGTTCGTCTCCCGTGATCCGCAGGAGCTGCTCGCCGAGGCGGAGTGGCTGGCGAAGACCGGCGTCCGCGAGCTCGTGCTGGTGAGTGAGAACAGCACGTCGTACGGGAAGGACCTCGGCGACCCCCGCCTGCTGGAGAAACTGCTGCCGCAGCTGGCCGCGGTCGACGGCATCGTCCGGGTCCGGGCCAGTTACCTGCAGCCCGCCGAGACCCGGCCCGGCCTGGTCGAGGCGATCGCGACCACCCCGGGCGTCGCGGCGTACTACGACCTGTCGTTCCAGCACTCCAGCGAGACGGTGCTGCGCCGGATGCGCCGTTTCGGCTCCACCGAGCGCTTCCTGGAGCTGCTCGACTCGGCCCGCGCGCTGGCGCCCGCGGCCGGCGCCCGGAGCAACTTCATCGTCGGCTTCCCCGGCGAGACCAAGCAGGAATACGAGGAGCTCGTCCGGTTCCTCAACGAGGCCCGGCTCGACGCCATCGGCATCTTCGACTACAGCGACGAGGACGGCACCGAGGCCGCCGGGATGACCGGCAAGGTCAGCGAGGCCACCGTCCAGAAGCGGTACGACCGGATCACCTCGCTGGTCGAGGAGCTCTGCGCTCAGCGGGCCGAGGAGCGCATGGGCAGCACCGTCGAGGTCCTCGTCGACACCGTCGAGGGCGGCGAGGTCGAGGGCCGCGCCGAGCACCAGGCCCCCGAGGTCGACGGCTCGACGATGCTGGTCGCCGGCGAGAGTGGTGTCGACCTGTCCGCCCTGCGCCCCGGCGACCTGGTCCGGGCCACCGTCACCGGGACCGAGGGCGTCGACCTGATCGCGGTGCCGGTGGAGATGATCTCGGCAGCCCCGGTGGCGCGGTGA
- a CDS encoding metalloregulator ArsR/SmtB family transcription factor, with protein sequence MTTPEDLAAIAALTDKVRRSAYQAVAEARPAPIGRDEVAEALGIGRSLAAFHLDKLVDAGLLEISYARRSGRTGPGAGRPAKLYRLAAAEHTVSVPPRSYRTAASLLAEALERTGADDTLTEVAHEHGRESGIAALDSYEPDFSDDRVVLRNCPFHQLAEQFPPLICGMNLALVSGLVEGTEWEARMDAAPGRCCVTLSKKQSG encoded by the coding sequence GTGACGACCCCCGAAGACCTCGCGGCCATCGCCGCCCTCACCGACAAGGTCCGGCGCAGCGCGTACCAGGCGGTGGCCGAGGCCCGGCCGGCCCCGATCGGCCGGGACGAGGTCGCCGAGGCGCTCGGCATCGGCCGCAGCCTCGCCGCCTTCCACCTGGACAAGCTCGTCGACGCGGGACTCCTGGAGATCTCGTACGCCCGCCGCTCCGGCCGGACCGGCCCCGGTGCCGGGCGTCCCGCCAAGCTGTACCGCCTCGCCGCCGCCGAGCACACGGTGAGCGTGCCGCCGCGGAGCTACCGCACCGCCGCCTCCCTGCTCGCCGAGGCGCTGGAGCGGACCGGTGCCGACGACACCCTCACCGAGGTCGCCCACGAGCACGGCCGGGAGTCGGGGATCGCGGCCCTCGACTCCTACGAGCCGGATTTCTCCGACGATCGCGTCGTCCTGCGCAACTGCCCGTTCCACCAGCTCGCCGAGCAGTTCCCGCCGCTCATCTGCGGGATGAACCTCGCGCTGGTCAGCGGCCTGGTCGAGGGCACCGAGTGGGAGGCCCGGATGGACGCCGCACCGGGCCGCTGCTGCGTGACCCTCTCTAAAAAGCAATCTGGTTGA
- a CDS encoding DUF3291 domain-containing protein, with protein sequence MTTFHLAQINTARLRAPLEDPSMAEFVAGLGLMNALADRSPGFVWRLAGENGDGTIAAPADPMRIYTLSVWESVEHLRAYAYQSEHLDYLRRRREWFVPHGNEAALVMWWIEAGKTPTLRQGISRLGRLAANGPAPDAFTFRQVFATPRAETRESPLVHPA encoded by the coding sequence ATGACCACCTTCCACCTGGCCCAGATCAACACCGCCCGCCTCCGAGCCCCGCTGGAAGACCCGTCGATGGCCGAGTTCGTCGCCGGCCTCGGCCTGATGAACGCGCTCGCCGACCGCTCACCCGGCTTCGTCTGGCGGCTCGCCGGCGAGAACGGCGACGGCACCATCGCGGCCCCCGCCGACCCGATGCGGATCTACACGCTCTCGGTCTGGGAGTCGGTCGAGCACCTGAGGGCGTACGCGTACCAGAGCGAGCACCTCGACTACCTGCGCCGCCGCCGCGAATGGTTCGTCCCGCACGGCAACGAGGCGGCGCTGGTGATGTGGTGGATCGAGGCCGGGAAGACCCCGACCCTGCGGCAGGGCATCTCCCGGCTGGGCCGGCTGGCGGCGAACGGCCCGGCGCCGGACGCCTTCACCTTCCGGCAGGTGTTCGCTACTCCACGCGCAGAGACGCGAGAGTCTCCTCTAGTTCATCCGGCTTGA